A single Gammaproteobacteria bacterium DNA region contains:
- a CDS encoding YihA family ribosome biogenesis GTP-binding protein, which produces MNPVYRQARFISSAPDITLLPQDKVREIAFAGRSNAGKSSALNAITDQKQLARVSNTPGRTQMINLFELPDGQRLIDLPGYGYAKVPDAIKRHWQTHLQRYFVEREQLAGLILIMDIRHPLQDLDWQMIKWCAAEDVPLHILLTKADKLTYNVGKTTLLQVQRAIEDANIVATLQLFSATAKNGVDDVHEVLDAWFTGQRLV; this is translated from the coding sequence ATGAATCCCGTTTACCGACAAGCTCGTTTTATCAGCAGCGCTCCCGATATCACCCTGCTACCGCAAGATAAAGTGCGCGAAATTGCTTTTGCTGGTCGTTCTAACGCCGGCAAATCCAGCGCGCTCAATGCTATTACCGATCAAAAACAACTCGCCCGCGTCAGTAATACGCCCGGGCGCACGCAAATGATCAATCTTTTCGAATTACCCGATGGTCAACGCTTAATCGATTTACCCGGTTATGGTTACGCCAAAGTCCCGGACGCCATCAAACGCCATTGGCAAACGCATTTACAACGTTACTTTGTCGAACGCGAACAACTCGCGGGGCTAATATTAATTATGGATATTCGCCATCCGTTACAAGATCTCGATTGGCAAATGATCAAATGGTGCGCGGCGGAAGATGTGCCGCTCCATATATTACTTACCAAAGCGGACAAACTTACCTACAACGTGGGCAAGACCACATTGTTACAGGTACAACGCGCAATTGAAGACGCTAATATCGTCGCCACTCTGCAATTATTTTCAGCAACCGCCAAAAACGGAGTTGATGATGTACACGAAGTACTTGATGCGTGGTTCACAGGTCAACGCTTAGTGTAA